In Bacteroidota bacterium, a genomic segment contains:
- a CDS encoding DUF4271 domain-containing protein: MLQQQDTNSSNFMRIDSGVFDFSGNIFEAETILEVDSIAPDLVLDSFKNGNNSKSQTQFPVSEKSIQPEELETINQKTYSFQDFYSIQNFDSFTQKNQTLDLSDQVPEDSVSMLKNRTESNSEIPIDSQNLLSKLFKKQDFESSNDWIIGVILVSFVVLAWIKVFYKKFISRIILSGFEYQTAYKLYHEKSSLTTKISSVLYLIYIINFGLFLTLLFNYYDFSPFANNFLLFLTLCGIISIFDIFKVFIYKLLGYLFKSKNQFSEFLFNDFIFNKSFAIFLYPIIISIPFMPELFSKYLVYIGIALMIIFYILHIFRGLKIFVKKHFYFSYMILYLCTLEILPLLIILKYLNALL, encoded by the coding sequence ATGCTACAACAACAAGATACTAATTCCAGCAATTTCATGCGAATTGATTCAGGTGTATTTGATTTTAGCGGTAATATTTTTGAGGCAGAAACTATTTTGGAAGTAGATTCCATTGCACCTGACCTTGTTTTAGATAGTTTCAAAAATGGTAATAATTCTAAGTCTCAAACTCAATTTCCTGTATCGGAGAAATCAATTCAGCCTGAAGAATTGGAAACTATAAATCAGAAAACATACTCATTCCAAGATTTTTACTCTATTCAAAATTTTGATTCTTTTACTCAGAAAAATCAAACTTTGGATTTATCAGATCAAGTTCCTGAAGATTCAGTTTCAATGCTTAAAAATCGGACTGAGAGCAATTCTGAAATTCCTATAGATTCCCAAAATTTACTATCAAAACTTTTCAAGAAGCAAGATTTCGAATCTTCAAACGACTGGATAATTGGGGTAATTTTAGTTTCGTTTGTTGTTTTAGCCTGGATAAAGGTTTTTTATAAGAAGTTCATTTCGAGGATAATTTTATCGGGTTTCGAGTATCAAACGGCCTACAAATTGTATCATGAAAAAAGCAGTTTGACGACAAAAATATCAAGCGTTTTATATTTAATTTACATAATTAATTTCGGATTATTTCTAACACTACTTTTCAATTATTACGATTTTTCTCCTTTTGCGAACAATTTTTTATTGTTTTTGACATTGTGCGGCATTATTAGCATTTTTGATATTTTTAAAGTATTTATATACAAGCTTTTAGGATATTTATTTAAATCTAAAAACCAATTTTCAGAATTTCTTTTCAACGATTTTATTTTCAATAAATCGTTTGCAATTTTTTTATATCCAATAATTATTTCAATTCCATTTATGCCGGAATTGTTCTCCAAATACTTAGTTTACATAGGTATAGCTTTGATGATAATTTTCTATATACTTCATATTTTTAGAGGTTTAAAAATATTTGTAAAAAAACATTTTTATTTCTCATATATGATTTTGTACCTTTGCACCCTTGAAATTTTGCCTTTGCTTATCATTTTAAAGTATTTAAATGCTTTATTATAA
- a CDS encoding cysteine--tRNA ligase yields the protein MQIFNTLTRKKEDFKSIIDGFVGMYVCGPTVYGDAHLGHARPAITFDILFRYLKHLGYKVRYIRNITDVGHLENDADEGEDKIAKKARLEQIEPMEVVQYFSDRYHENMEQLNVLKPSIEPRASGHILEQQEMISKILENGYAYEKNGSVYFDVEKYNQDFDYGKLSGRVLDDLKTNTRQLDGQDEKKNPFDFALWKKAAPEHIMRWNSQWSEGFPGWHLECSVMSTKYLGEKFDIHGGGLDLLFPHHECEIAQSKAANNYDSVKYWMHNNMITINGQKMGKSLGNFITLEEFFTGTHKLIEKEYSAMTVRFFILQAHYRSTLDFSNEALAASEKGLNKLLAGIKTLEKIIPQKSSSVNIDSIEEKCYAAMDDDMNTPILISHLFDAVKLVNNIAAGNDSISETDLEKLSKLFKVFIYDILGISEEELGSDDKNDKFDAVINLLLNLRLEAKRNKDFETSDKIRNELLKQGVKIKDKKDGFEWELE from the coding sequence ATGCAAATATTCAATACATTAACACGAAAAAAAGAAGATTTTAAATCAATAATTGATGGATTTGTTGGGATGTATGTTTGCGGACCAACAGTTTATGGCGATGCACATTTGGGACATGCACGGCCTGCCATAACTTTCGACATACTATTCAGATATTTAAAACATCTTGGCTATAAAGTTCGCTATATCAGAAACATAACAGATGTTGGCCATCTCGAAAACGATGCCGACGAAGGAGAAGATAAAATTGCAAAAAAAGCAAGGCTCGAACAAATTGAACCTATGGAAGTAGTTCAGTATTTTTCTGATAGATATCACGAAAATATGGAGCAACTTAATGTGCTGAAACCGAGTATTGAACCTCGCGCCTCAGGGCATATTCTCGAACAACAAGAAATGATTTCGAAAATTCTGGAAAATGGATATGCCTACGAAAAAAATGGTTCTGTGTATTTCGATGTTGAAAAATATAATCAGGACTTCGATTACGGAAAACTTTCGGGCAGAGTTTTAGACGACCTAAAAACAAATACACGCCAGTTAGACGGACAAGACGAGAAAAAAAATCCATTCGATTTTGCCCTTTGGAAAAAAGCAGCACCGGAACATATTATGAGATGGAATTCTCAATGGAGCGAAGGTTTTCCGGGTTGGCATCTCGAATGTTCGGTTATGAGCACTAAATATCTTGGCGAAAAATTCGATATTCACGGAGGTGGATTAGACCTGCTGTTTCCGCATCACGAATGCGAAATTGCACAATCGAAAGCTGCAAATAATTACGATTCGGTTAAATACTGGATGCACAACAATATGATTACTATTAATGGCCAGAAAATGGGGAAATCTCTCGGAAATTTCATCACTCTCGAAGAATTTTTCACAGGCACTCACAAGCTCATAGAAAAAGAATATAGTGCAATGACTGTTCGTTTTTTTATTCTTCAGGCACACTACCGAAGTACTCTCGATTTTTCGAACGAGGCTCTTGCTGCTTCCGAAAAAGGTTTGAACAAACTTTTGGCAGGAATTAAAACTTTAGAAAAAATTATTCCACAAAAATCGTCATCGGTCAATATTGATTCGATTGAAGAAAAGTGCTATGCAGCAATGGACGACGATATGAACACGCCGATTTTGATATCGCACCTTTTCGATGCAGTGAAACTTGTAAACAATATTGCTGCCGGAAACGATAGCATTAGCGAAACAGATTTGGAGAAATTGAGCAAATTATTTAAAGTCTTTATTTACGATATTTTGGGAATAAGTGAAGAAGAATTAGGTAGTGATGATAAAAACGACAAATTCGATGCAGTTATAAACTTGCTTCTGAACCTTCGCTTAGAAGCAAAAAGGAATAAAGATTTTGAAACTTCCGACAAGATTAGAAATGAATTGTTGAAACAAGGAGTAAAAATAAAAGATAAAAAAGACGGATTTGAGTGGGAACTGGAATAA
- a CDS encoding uroporphyrinogen-III synthase: MKIKTVLVSQPKPESDKSPYFELAEKLKLKIDFRPFIHIEGISIKEFRKSRIDILEHTAVIFTSRTAIDHFFRICEAMRINVPDDMKYFCISESTAFYLQKYIVYRKRKIFYGKSKFSDLLEVLAKYKTEKFLVPLSDIHKQEIPDKLKKKKFKFTKAILYKTVISDLSDLKDVYYDILVFYSPSGIASLFQNFTDFVQSETKIAAFGPTTAKAVKTNGLRLDIQAPNPQSPSMTGALENYIKKHNKAVGKKK; encoded by the coding sequence TTGAAAATAAAAACAGTATTAGTTTCTCAGCCAAAACCTGAATCGGACAAATCTCCATATTTTGAACTTGCCGAAAAGTTGAAACTAAAAATTGATTTCCGCCCATTTATTCATATTGAAGGAATTTCAATAAAGGAATTTAGAAAAAGCAGAATTGATATACTTGAGCACACTGCTGTAATTTTTACAAGTAGAACAGCCATTGATCATTTTTTTAGAATTTGTGAGGCAATGAGAATTAATGTGCCCGATGATATGAAATATTTCTGTATTTCTGAATCGACTGCATTTTATCTTCAAAAATATATTGTATATCGGAAACGAAAAATATTTTACGGCAAAAGCAAATTCTCTGATTTGCTTGAAGTTCTTGCAAAATATAAAACTGAAAAATTTTTAGTTCCATTATCTGATATTCACAAGCAAGAAATTCCTGATAAGCTAAAAAAGAAAAAATTCAAATTCACAAAAGCAATTTTATATAAAACAGTAATTAGCGATTTGTCTGATTTAAAGGATGTTTATTACGATATCTTAGTATTTTATAGCCCTTCGGGAATTGCATCATTGTTCCAGAATTTTACGGATTTTGTTCAAAGCGAAACCAAGATTGCTGCTTTTGGTCCAACAACGGCTAAAGCCGTTAAAACAAATGGTTTAAGGTTAGATATTCAAGCACCAAATCCGCAATCTCCTTCAATGACGGGTGCATTGGAAAATTATATTAAAAAACATAATAAAGCAGTAGGAAAGAAAAAGTAA
- a CDS encoding YitT family protein, with protein MNPIYYYIIVETVKRRLKKQKDKLSPKQYQEKINVAKVEFTHIIHDIFFAVLGVLSAGFGLKGFLLPNLFIDGGVMGISLIIAELTEIPLSLLIVAINLPFLFLAFSTISKQFAFKSIIAIILLALTVHFVPFPIVTNDKLLIAVFGGFFLGAGIGLAIRGGAVIDGTEILAVFVSRKTSMTIGDVIMLFNVVIFGFAAYVFSVEISLYAMLTYLAASKTVDFVVSGIEEFLGVTIISEKSEEIRVAIIEKLGMGCTIYNGKRGNTMNGDNLEETQIIYTLITRLEVAKLQTEIDKIDKDAFVVMHSIKDAKGGMIKKKAIK; from the coding sequence ATGAACCCAATATATTATTATATAATTGTTGAAACTGTTAAACGCCGGCTTAAAAAACAAAAAGACAAGCTGTCGCCAAAGCAGTATCAGGAAAAAATAAATGTTGCAAAAGTCGAATTCACTCATATAATACATGATATTTTTTTTGCAGTTTTGGGTGTTCTATCTGCTGGCTTTGGGCTAAAAGGATTTTTGCTTCCAAATTTGTTTATCGATGGAGGAGTTATGGGAATTTCGCTGATAATAGCTGAATTGACTGAAATTCCATTGTCGCTACTAATTGTTGCAATTAATCTTCCTTTTTTGTTTTTGGCCTTTTCCACAATTTCTAAACAATTTGCTTTTAAGAGTATAATTGCAATTATTTTGCTTGCTCTTACAGTTCATTTTGTGCCATTTCCCATAGTAACTAATGACAAATTGTTGATTGCCGTTTTCGGTGGATTTTTTCTCGGTGCCGGAATTGGTTTGGCAATCCGTGGAGGTGCGGTTATCGATGGTACCGAAATTCTTGCGGTTTTTGTAAGCAGAAAAACATCTATGACAATCGGCGATGTTATTATGCTTTTCAATGTTGTAATTTTTGGATTTGCGGCTTATGTCTTTTCTGTTGAAATTTCATTATATGCAATGCTTACTTATCTTGCCGCATCTAAAACTGTCGATTTTGTTGTTTCCGGTATCGAAGAATTTCTTGGTGTAACAATTATTTCGGAAAAAAGCGAAGAAATTAGAGTTGCAATAATTGAAAAATTAGGAATGGGTTGCACAATTTATAATGGGAAAAGAGGAAATACCATGAATGGTGATAATTTGGAGGAAACACAGATTATTTATACCTTGATAACCAGGCTTGAAGTTGCAAAACTACAAACAGAAATCGACAAAATTGACAAAGACGCTTTTGTGGTAATGCACAGCATAAAAGATGCAAAAGGTGGGATGATTAAGAAGAAGGCTATTAAGTAG
- a CDS encoding response regulator transcription factor, with amino-acid sequence MRENIRVLLVEDDENLGSLLCDYLKAKGFLTELFTDGEKGYKAFMKNHYDICVLDVMMPKKDGYSLSNDIRSVNSQIPIIFLTAKSLKEDVLKGFSVGADDYIKKPFNMEELLVRIQALLKRVEKSEPESNNNVFQIGKFTFDSNIRQLTIDGETSKLTTKESGLLKLLCSKTNEILERNYALQTIWKDDTYFNARSMDVYITKLRKHLKQDPSIEIINIHGEGYKLLVHK; translated from the coding sequence ATGAGAGAAAACATTAGGGTTTTATTAGTTGAAGACGATGAAAATTTGGGTTCTCTGTTATGTGATTATTTGAAAGCCAAAGGATTCCTAACAGAACTTTTTACCGATGGAGAAAAAGGATATAAAGCCTTTATGAAAAATCACTACGATATTTGCGTACTTGACGTGATGATGCCAAAGAAAGACGGATATAGTCTATCAAATGACATTCGTTCGGTAAATAGTCAAATTCCTATAATTTTTTTAACAGCGAAATCTCTTAAAGAGGATGTCTTAAAAGGTTTTAGTGTGGGAGCAGACGATTATATTAAAAAACCTTTCAATATGGAAGAACTTTTAGTTAGAATTCAGGCACTTCTGAAGAGAGTTGAAAAATCGGAACCTGAATCGAATAATAATGTTTTTCAGATTGGGAAATTCACTTTCGACTCAAATATTCGACAATTGACGATAGATGGCGAAACAAGCAAACTCACCACTAAAGAATCCGGACTGCTTAAATTGCTGTGTAGCAAAACTAATGAGATTCTTGAAAGAAATTATGCTTTGCAAACAATATGGAAAGATGATACATATTTTAATGCCAGAAGTATGGATGTATATATCACCAAACTGCGAAAGCATTTGAAGCAAGATCCTTCAATTGAAATTATTAATATTCATGGAGAAGGGTATAAATTGTTAGTACATAAATAA
- a CDS encoding type II toxin-antitoxin system PemK/MazF family toxin, with amino-acid sequence MKYKIVLVPFPFDNFSDLKVRPAICLTDKIDKYNHVVIAFITSQISKTTGKTDIRITNIKNTGLKTNSTIKLHRIVTIPTNLIKRELGKLPDSYHKIMTDKLKILFEID; translated from the coding sequence ATGAAGTATAAAATAGTGTTAGTTCCGTTTCCATTTGATAATTTTTCAGATTTGAAAGTTAGACCTGCAATTTGTTTAACAGATAAAATAGATAAATATAATCATGTCGTAATAGCTTTTATTACAAGCCAAATTTCTAAAACAACAGGAAAAACGGATATAAGAATAACAAATATTAAAAATACGGGCTTAAAGACAAATTCCACAATAAAGCTTCACCGCATTGTTACGATACCAACAAACCTGATAAAAAGAGAATTAGGGAAATTGCCAGATTCTTATCATAAAATAATGACTGACAAACTAAAAATACTATTTGAAATTGATTGA
- the kbl gene encoding glycine C-acetyltransferase — translation MYGKFKNYLQQELENIKEDGLYKNERILTTPQGVQIKTVKGLDVLNFCSNNYLGLSSEPRVMAAANYNFFKFGFGMASVRFICGTQEVHKELENKLTEFLGTEDTILYSSAFDANGGVFEPLLDEKSAIISDELNHASIIDGIRLCKAQRFRYKNNDMSDLEAKLKEAKDCRFKMIVTDGVFSMDGIIASIDQICDLADKYEALVLVDDSHASGFVGKTGRGSAEFCNSMGRVDIITTTFGKALGGASGGCVSGKKEIIDFLRQRSRPYLFSNSLAPAIAGATVEVLNILNETTALRDKLAENTKLFRQGMENAGFTIVPGTHPITPILFGHLPNDARLSQEFADELLEEGIYVIGFYYPIVPKGKSRIRVQITAAHSTENIEFAIEKFKKVGKKLGAI, via the coding sequence ATGTACGGAAAATTTAAAAATTACCTTCAGCAAGAGCTTGAAAACATTAAGGAAGACGGCTTATATAAAAATGAAAGAATCCTGACAACTCCTCAGGGAGTTCAAATAAAAACAGTGAAAGGACTTGATGTTCTGAATTTTTGTTCAAACAATTATTTGGGACTTTCTTCGGAACCCAGAGTGATGGCTGCCGCAAATTACAACTTTTTCAAATTCGGATTTGGAATGGCCTCTGTTCGATTTATTTGCGGAACTCAAGAAGTTCATAAAGAGCTCGAAAACAAATTGACTGAATTTTTGGGCACAGAAGACACTATCCTTTATTCATCGGCATTCGATGCCAACGGTGGAGTTTTTGAACCATTATTAGACGAAAAATCTGCAATCATTTCAGACGAGCTCAACCATGCTTCAATAATTGATGGCATTCGACTTTGTAAAGCTCAACGATTCAGATACAAAAACAATGATATGTCTGATCTTGAAGCAAAACTTAAGGAGGCAAAAGATTGTCGCTTCAAAATGATAGTTACCGATGGCGTTTTTTCGATGGATGGAATTATTGCTTCTATTGACCAGATTTGCGATTTGGCAGATAAATATGAAGCTTTAGTTTTGGTTGACGATTCGCATGCAAGCGGATTTGTTGGCAAAACCGGTCGAGGAAGTGCAGAATTTTGCAATTCGATGGGACGAGTTGATATCATAACCACCACTTTTGGAAAAGCTCTTGGAGGTGCTTCAGGAGGTTGCGTTTCCGGGAAAAAGGAAATAATCGACTTTTTGCGACAACGCTCACGACCATATTTATTTTCAAACTCTTTAGCACCTGCAATTGCCGGGGCAACTGTCGAAGTTCTGAATATTCTGAACGAAACTACGGCACTGCGCGACAAACTCGCTGAAAACACAAAGCTTTTCAGACAAGGAATGGAAAATGCCGGATTCACAATTGTTCCGGGAACACATCCAATTACACCAATTTTGTTTGGGCATCTGCCAAACGATGCCAGACTTTCGCAAGAATTTGCCGACGAACTTTTAGAAGAAGGAATCTATGTAATTGGATTTTATTATCCTATAGTTCCGAAAGGAAAATCGCGAATTAGAGTTCAAATTACTGCTGCTCATTCGACAGAAAATATTGAATTTGCTATTGAAAAATTCAAAAAAGTTGGAAAAAAATTAGGAGCAATCTAA
- a CDS encoding PD-(D/E)XK nuclease family protein encodes MIEHYGAENPFLICIENKIDAEDQPRQLERYYDYLKTKNDNTKILLIYLTKDGKKPSEISIENEIFKQLDEDGTLKLMSYRNHIREMLINSLPLIKPEKVKVAVNQYLEIIETF; translated from the coding sequence TTGATTGAACACTATGGAGCGGAAAATCCATTTTTAATATGTATAGAAAACAAAATTGATGCGGAAGACCAACCACGACAACTCGAACGATATTACGATTATTTGAAAACTAAAAATGACAACACTAAAATCTTACTCATTTATTTAACAAAAGATGGCAAAAAACCATCAGAAATTTCAATTGAGAATGAAATATTTAAGCAACTTGATGAAGACGGAACACTGAAATTGATGAGCTATCGAAATCATATTCGTGAAATGCTAATTAATTCATTACCTTTAATTAAGCCTGAAAAAGTGAAAGTGGCTGTAAACCAGTATCTTGAAATTATTGAAACATTCTAA